DNA sequence from the Ignavibacteriota bacterium genome:
AGTTCTCCGCGCCCAGACCGCCCTTCAAACTGAACAACGACGCGTGAATATTGATGTCGGATTTATTCGGCACATTATCGGTGATGATGAAGTTGTTTTCCGCGATGATCCCGAGCATGTCGGTGCTCGGTTCGTGCAGCGGATTCTTGCTGTACACGATGTCGTCGTCGAGGTACACATTGCCATGGCCGAGGCCCGAGCTGCCTATGGCGCCGATGGTCACCTTGCCCTTCACGGTGCCCTTCACACGCAGGTCGCCTTTCTCGACGAGTATGGTCCCGTTTGGCGCGAGATCGGTCAGCGCCATCGTCACGGGTGATTTGCCCTGCACCGTGTATGTCACATTCCCGTTGTTGTGGAATTCGAGAGAGACGTCGGTGTTCGCCCAGTACTTGCCGCCCGTCATGGCGGCGTCGCGGAAGGGATTCACGTCGGCGGGCAGCGGGATGTCGACGCCGCTTTGATAGCCGCCGTAGAATTTCGGCGTCGAGGACGCGGGATTTTTTTTGATGCCCAATTTTGTGGTGACCTTTCCGTGGAATACCGGACTTCCGGACACGTTGATCTTCTGCTGCGTGTGGAACGGACCCCAGAGCGTGTCCTTCGTGACGAAATACAGATTGCCCGGAAGCAGATTCACATAAAACGCGAACTTCGCGAAACTGCTCGGTTGAAGAATGACACGTACGG
Encoded proteins:
- a CDS encoding DUF4900 domain-containing protein is translated as MGGKASLIVVLGLSMVFGTIALNLNERGLESDANFVDHYCEHRAHDIAVSGANMAASRIYFDPLWMDGFSNIDLFGGELDVTVTDLPQKRKSLEAVGTFFNHSSTVRVILQPSSFAKFAFYVNLLPGNLYFVTKDTLWGPFHTQQKINVSGSPVFHGKVTTKLGIKKNPASSTPKFYGGYQSGVDIPLPADVNPFRDAAMTGGKYWANTDVSLEFHNNGNVTYTVQGKSPVTMALTDLAPNGTILVEKGDLRVKGTVKGKVTIGAIGSSGLGHGNVYLDDDIVYSKNPLHEPSTDMLGIIAENNFIITDNVPNKSDINIHASLFSLKGGLGAENYQHIGPCGSINLVGGLIEHQDQATGVFNSSTGKVTSGYQSRWRYDERLMVGSPPYFPTTGLYEILSWLE